A genomic stretch from Theobroma cacao cultivar B97-61/B2 chromosome 4, Criollo_cocoa_genome_V2, whole genome shotgun sequence includes:
- the LOC18603278 gene encoding tuberculostearic acid methyltransferase UfaA1, which yields LQIFIANRESDSSASGLNKKRGWWAPALFTASISSAKYFLKHVLRQNTLIQARRNVSRHYDLSNELFELFLDEKMQYSSAIFKAENEDLKVAQLRKISSLIDKARIEKGHEVIDIGCGWGYFAIEVVKRTGCKYTGVTLSEEQLKYAEAKVKEAGLQDNIKFLLCDYRQLPKTCKYDRIISCEMIEQVGNEYIEEFFRCCESILAKDGLFVLQFISVTEELFHEYLRSPGFAKEYIFPGGCLLSLTRMLSAMAAGSRLSVEHVENIGPNYVQTLRCWRKNFLENKSKILGLGFDEKFMRTWEYYFDYCAAGFKSRTIGDYQVVFSRPGNFAALGDPYQGFPSAYSY from the exons TTGCAGATATTCATTGCCAACAGGGAGTCTGACTCTTCCGCCTCAGGACTGAATAAGAAAAG GGGCTGGTGGGCACCTGCACTGTTCACAGCTAGTATATCATCTGCAAAGTATTTCCTTAAGCATGTCTTGAGACAAAATACTCTTATACAGGCTCGTAGAAACGTTTCTCGTCATTATGACCTG AGTAATGAACTTTTTGAGTTATTCTTGGATGAAAAAATGCAATACTCCTCTGCAATTTTTAAG GCGGAAAACGAAGACCTGAAGGTTGCACAGCTAAGAAAAATCTCTTCCCTGATCGATAAA GCAAGAATAGAGAAGGGACATGAAGTTATTGATATCGGATGCGGTTGGGGATACTTTGCTATTGAAGTTGTCAAAAGAACCGGATGCAAATACACTGGCGTCACTCTATCAGAGGAACAACTGAAATATGCAGAAGCAAAAGTGAAGGAAGCCGGACTTCAG GACAACATCAAATTTCTTCTTTGTGACTATCGTCAGTTACCAAAGACATGCAAATATGACAGGATCATTAGTTG TGAGATGATAGAACAAGTTGGCAATGAATATATTGAGGAGTTTTTCAGATGCTGTGAGTCAATACTGGCAAAGGATGGGCTTTTTGTCCTTCAG TTCATATCGGTTACGGAGGAGCTTTTCCATGAGTATCTACGAAGCCCAGGCTTCGCGAAAGAATATATCTTCCCTGGTGGATGCTTGCTTTCACTGACTAGAATGTTATCAGCCATGGCTGCGGGATCCAGACTCAG TGTGGAACATGTGGAAAACATAGGACCTAATTATGTCCAAACACTTAGATGTTGGAGAAAAAATTTCCTGGAAAACAAGAG CAAAATTCTGGGCTTGGGGTTCGATGAAAAGTTCATGAGGACATGggaatattattttgattattgtgCAGCTGGTTTTAAGTCACGTACGATAGGAGATTACCAG